From one Amycolatopsis sp. FDAARGOS 1241 genomic stretch:
- a CDS encoding LytTR family DNA-binding domain-containing protein, which yields MRVTVSAHEDTRRLIVLAVDDELNGLDELTHGLGNNPHVHRVFSASDASDALRLFSHDDPELVARRAQGLPTVDAVFADIDMPGLSGMEMSRVIAAMNPSPILVFVTGHAEEAVNAFDLGAVDYVLKPFQQDRLDRSVARVREKLAVAAGPPQGQRPAGPVKNDDEVIPVELAGTTKLIPRSSVRWVEAQGDYARLFTTEGSHLVRIPLAQLEERWEKAGFVRIHRSFLVALPLITELRMGQGGYQVVIGNEEKVLPVSRRHTRALKDRLVGSGRGG from the coding sequence ATGCGAGTCACTGTGAGTGCTCATGAAGACACCCGAAGGCTCATCGTCCTGGCAGTGGACGACGAGCTGAACGGGCTCGACGAACTGACCCACGGCCTGGGGAACAACCCACACGTCCACCGCGTCTTCAGCGCGTCGGACGCCTCCGACGCGCTGCGGCTGTTCTCCCACGACGACCCGGAGCTCGTGGCCCGGCGCGCGCAGGGCCTGCCGACGGTCGACGCGGTGTTCGCCGACATCGACATGCCCGGCCTGTCCGGCATGGAGATGTCCCGGGTGATCGCGGCGATGAACCCGTCGCCGATCCTGGTGTTCGTCACCGGCCACGCCGAGGAAGCCGTCAACGCCTTCGACCTCGGCGCCGTCGACTACGTGCTGAAGCCGTTCCAGCAGGACCGCCTTGACCGGTCCGTGGCGCGCGTGCGCGAGAAGCTGGCAGTGGCCGCCGGGCCGCCCCAGGGGCAGCGGCCGGCCGGCCCGGTGAAGAACGACGACGAGGTCATCCCGGTCGAGCTCGCCGGCACCACCAAGCTCATCCCGCGCTCGTCGGTGCGCTGGGTGGAGGCGCAGGGCGACTACGCGCGGCTGTTCACCACCGAGGGCAGCCACCTCGTGCGCATCCCGCTGGCGCAGCTCGAGGAACGCTGGGAAAAGGCCGGCTTCGTCCGCATTCACCGGTCATTCCTGGTCGCGTTGCCGCTGATCACTGAGCTGCGCATGGGGCAGGGCGGCTACCAGGTCGTGATCGGCAACGAAGAGAAGGTGCTGCCGGTCAGCCGGCGGCACACGCGGGCGCTGAAGGACCGGCTCGTCGGCTCCGGCCGCGGCGGCTGA
- a CDS encoding S49 family peptidase: MSVADKLTSRLPVLGDRVERKDVVAVVKLHGVITPTPSPLARGAINLAAVESALTRAFGHDRLKAVALLINSPGGAPTQSGLIAERIRQLADEKNVPVLAFAEDVAASGGYWLACAADEIFAHRTSLVGSIGVISGGFGFTGLLERFGIERRLHTAGVNKSRLDPFSPEKPEDVEWLKRMHGQLHELFVEWVKERRGGRLIDTEDLFTGDVWLGQKALDLGLVDGLGSLRQIVTERYPDAEISVAEPKKPLLARLGIGAPAAASAVLDAVSAKAAWARFGL, from the coding sequence ATGAGCGTTGCCGACAAGCTGACGTCCCGCCTGCCCGTGCTCGGTGACCGCGTCGAACGCAAAGATGTGGTCGCCGTGGTGAAGCTGCACGGCGTGATCACTCCGACGCCGTCGCCGCTGGCGCGTGGCGCGATCAATCTCGCGGCCGTCGAGTCGGCGCTGACCAGGGCGTTCGGCCACGACCGGCTCAAGGCCGTGGCCCTGCTGATCAACTCGCCCGGCGGTGCGCCGACGCAGTCGGGCCTGATCGCGGAGCGCATCCGCCAGCTGGCCGACGAGAAGAACGTGCCCGTGCTCGCCTTCGCCGAGGACGTCGCGGCCTCCGGCGGCTACTGGCTCGCGTGCGCGGCCGACGAGATCTTCGCGCACCGCACGTCGCTGGTCGGTTCGATCGGCGTGATCAGCGGTGGTTTCGGGTTCACCGGCCTGCTCGAGCGCTTCGGCATCGAACGCCGCCTGCACACGGCGGGTGTCAACAAGTCACGGCTCGACCCGTTCAGCCCCGAGAAGCCCGAAGACGTGGAGTGGCTGAAGCGGATGCACGGCCAGCTCCACGAGCTGTTCGTCGAGTGGGTCAAGGAACGCCGCGGCGGCCGGCTGATCGACACCGAGGACCTGTTCACCGGCGACGTCTGGCTCGGGCAGAAAGCGCTCGACCTCGGCCTGGTCGATGGCCTGGGTTCGCTGCGCCAGATCGTCACCGAGCGGTACCCGGACGCCGAGATCTCCGTGGCCGAGCCGAAGAAGCCGCTGCTCGCCCGGCTGGGCATCGGCGCGCCAGCGGCGGCCAGCGCGGTGCTCGACGCGGTGAGCGCCAAAGCCGCGTGGGCCCGCTTCGGGTTGTGA
- a CDS encoding sensor histidine kinase: MDVVSAFPLAQVVPWALVGVLAIVVLVLLFKVRRPKGVIQDAVLQAVHRMSKATPNLRAGLDEEAANRMTAELLEVLDCLAVGITDSEGTLLSWAGEATDHYLDLVDDIGTALRKHRRAVADHNRLPCNHRGTCKMKTAAIVPILVEGSAEATLIVVGRTRGKLVQMAEAVAQFVCTQFELARLEESRNQLNQAEIKALRAQISPHFVYNALNTISALIRTDPEEARELLQDFADFTRYSFRTSGMYTTLAEELRNIDRYLTIENARFGGRLEVRMKIAPEVLSVVVPFLIIQPLVENAVKHGLASKPSGGCVTVIAQDYGTEALISVEDDGIGMDPRQLTDLRNAHRTGAHVGLGNINQRMRQVFGEDYALTVDTAPGAGMKVTLRVPKFKLGVRPNMPDYSADVPPQGEPEDEVEHNGVNGSRSGMLPAL; this comes from the coding sequence ATGGACGTCGTGTCCGCCTTCCCCCTCGCGCAGGTCGTCCCGTGGGCACTGGTCGGCGTGCTCGCGATCGTGGTCCTCGTGCTGCTCTTCAAGGTGCGCCGGCCCAAGGGCGTGATCCAGGACGCCGTGCTGCAGGCCGTGCACCGGATGTCCAAGGCCACGCCGAACCTGCGAGCCGGGCTCGACGAGGAGGCCGCCAACCGCATGACGGCGGAACTGCTCGAGGTCCTCGACTGTCTCGCCGTGGGGATCACCGACAGTGAGGGCACGCTCCTGTCGTGGGCCGGTGAGGCAACCGACCACTACCTCGACCTCGTCGACGACATCGGCACCGCGTTGCGCAAGCACCGCCGCGCCGTCGCCGACCACAACCGGCTGCCGTGCAACCACCGCGGCACCTGCAAGATGAAGACGGCCGCGATCGTGCCGATCCTCGTGGAGGGTTCGGCGGAGGCGACACTGATCGTCGTCGGGCGCACGCGCGGCAAGCTCGTGCAGATGGCCGAGGCCGTGGCGCAGTTCGTCTGCACCCAGTTCGAGCTGGCCCGCCTCGAGGAGTCGCGCAACCAGCTGAACCAAGCCGAGATCAAGGCCCTGCGGGCGCAGATCTCGCCGCACTTCGTCTACAACGCGCTCAACACGATCTCCGCGCTCATCCGCACGGACCCCGAAGAGGCGCGCGAGCTGCTGCAGGACTTCGCCGACTTCACGCGCTACTCGTTCCGCACCTCCGGCATGTACACCACGCTGGCCGAGGAACTGCGCAACATCGACCGCTACCTCACCATCGAGAACGCCCGCTTCGGCGGCCGCCTCGAGGTGCGGATGAAGATCGCGCCCGAGGTGCTCAGCGTCGTCGTGCCGTTCCTGATCATCCAGCCGCTCGTGGAGAACGCGGTGAAGCACGGCCTGGCCAGCAAACCCAGCGGCGGCTGCGTCACCGTGATCGCACAGGACTACGGCACCGAGGCGCTCATCAGCGTCGAGGACGACGGCATCGGCATGGACCCGCGCCAGCTCACCGACCTGCGCAACGCGCACCGCACCGGCGCCCACGTCGGCCTCGGCAACATCAACCAGCGCATGCGCCAGGTGTTCGGCGAGGACTACGCGCTCACCGTCGACACCGCGCCCGGCGCCGGGATGAAGGTGACGCTGCGCGTGCCGAAGTTCAAGCTCGGCGTGCGCCCCAACATGCCCGACTACTCCGCCGACGTGCCGCCGCAGGGCGAGCCCGAAGACGAGGTCGAGCACAACGGTGTGAACGGATCGCGTTCGGGCATGCTGCCCGCGCTCTGA
- a CDS encoding Fpg/Nei family DNA glycosylase has protein sequence MPELPEVEALAHHLREHAVGSTVFRIDVASLSVLKTAVPPYTELHGREITGATRHGKHLDVVLGDLHLIVHLARAGWLRWSDQLSPTPLKPGKGPISLRVHLDAAAGPGFDLTEAGTKKGLAVWIVHDPSEVASIARLGPDALSLDASQLRELFAGKGTRLKWALTDQSVIAGIGNAYSDEIMHKAKLSPYATVGKLDEGALETLAAAIHDVETDAVQRSVGQKAAMLKGEKRSGLRVHARTGLPCPVCGDTIREISFADKSFQYCPTCQTGGKPLADRRMSRLLK, from the coding sequence ATGCCCGAGTTGCCCGAGGTCGAAGCACTGGCCCACCACCTGCGCGAACACGCCGTGGGCTCCACGGTGTTCCGGATCGACGTCGCGTCGCTCAGCGTCCTGAAGACCGCCGTGCCGCCGTACACCGAGCTGCACGGCCGCGAGATCACCGGCGCCACGCGCCACGGCAAGCACCTCGACGTCGTCCTCGGCGACCTGCACCTCATCGTCCACCTCGCGCGCGCCGGCTGGCTGCGCTGGTCCGACCAGCTCTCGCCCACGCCGTTGAAGCCGGGCAAGGGCCCGATCTCCCTGCGCGTGCACCTCGACGCCGCCGCGGGCCCGGGCTTCGACCTCACCGAGGCCGGCACGAAGAAGGGCCTCGCGGTGTGGATCGTCCACGATCCCAGCGAGGTCGCCAGTATCGCGCGCCTCGGCCCCGACGCGTTGTCGCTCGACGCGTCGCAGCTGCGCGAGCTCTTCGCCGGCAAGGGCACGCGGCTCAAGTGGGCCCTCACGGACCAGTCGGTCATCGCCGGCATCGGCAACGCCTACTCCGACGAGATCATGCACAAGGCGAAGCTTTCGCCGTACGCCACCGTCGGCAAGCTCGACGAGGGCGCGCTCGAAACCCTGGCGGCCGCGATCCACGACGTCGAGACCGACGCCGTGCAGCGCTCCGTCGGCCAGAAGGCGGCGATGCTGAAGGGCGAGAAGCGCTCCGGCTTGCGGGTGCACGCCCGCACCGGCCTGCCGTGCCCGGTCTGCGGCGACACCATCCGCGAGATCTCCTTCGCCGACAAGTCTTTCCAGTACTGCCCGACGTGCCAGACGGGTGGCAAACCGCTGGCCGACCGCCGGATGTCGCGCCTGCTGAAGTAA
- a CDS encoding DUF983 domain-containing protein produces the protein MNRLVRGEDGRDWVVRAQMEWRAPATADDFEHDVAGSYTPGIAMLLVTAFLAIVLVVWTPDQVRVPAWVFLAIVLVLLFFPLRWILRRPWTVVAETEGDVAGDRPSERWVGTIRGMFTVSGEVKRITKTIQKHSLPDFDGPLHPVE, from the coding sequence ATGAACCGGCTGGTGCGCGGTGAAGACGGCCGCGACTGGGTGGTCCGTGCCCAGATGGAGTGGCGTGCGCCCGCCACCGCGGACGATTTCGAACACGACGTCGCCGGCAGCTACACGCCGGGCATCGCGATGCTGCTGGTCACCGCGTTCCTGGCGATCGTGCTCGTGGTCTGGACGCCCGATCAGGTGCGCGTGCCCGCATGGGTGTTCCTCGCGATCGTGCTGGTACTGCTGTTCTTCCCGTTGCGCTGGATCCTGCGCCGGCCGTGGACGGTCGTCGCGGAGACCGAGGGCGACGTGGCGGGCGACCGGCCGTCGGAGCGCTGGGTCGGTACGATCCGGGGCATGTTCACGGTCTCCGGCGAGGTCAAGCGGATCACGAAGACGATCCAGAAGCATTCGCTGCCCGATTTCGACGGGCCGCTGCACCCTGTCGAATAA
- a CDS encoding sigma-70 family RNA polymerase sigma factor, with protein sequence MTELGTAPSPAASESDEQALLQRLRNGEDAAFGELFELHAGAVRRLAQSLASDRSEAEDITAETFFRVLQALRRGAGPRDYVRAYLLTVARRVSWEWHGARRDVPVSDDELTFRAGAGADTDARTAEHTLITTAFTSLPERWRTVLWQTEVEGEQPAMVAPHFGLSANATAALARRARQGLRAAYLQAHLSVNRGPETCRSVVEKLGGFTAGSVTGAEAERIKAHLLGCASCRATQDELRDVCSSLRAHAEVLVVAVPALAGLGKVTGVAATVKSVLLGSKVKVGLALASTAAAGAVGFTTGPLVLGTHPVQDVGLHGGAPELALKPPDPPGQQPPPQVQHGPRVATGQLHAAARPQRVAHHTGVGPELKTNDVPKLPDGPVPGAGNVAPPPSDGTGRVDLPGSDPSDAPMSSQESTDPRADTESDPTSSGDPTIDGPYNTTRTRPPSYVPPSYTYVPPPETYLPPSVTTTSPPNATSTTKTTKTSTPTETTETTETTESTETTQSSETETETQTQTTSTSGTDSSTFQDSGDRTPSDVTGSADSGSTSAR encoded by the coding sequence ATGACCGAGCTGGGCACGGCGCCGTCACCAGCGGCCTCGGAATCCGACGAGCAGGCACTCTTGCAGCGGCTCCGCAACGGGGAAGACGCCGCCTTCGGGGAGCTGTTCGAGCTCCACGCGGGGGCTGTGCGTCGGCTCGCGCAGAGCCTCGCCTCGGACCGTTCCGAGGCGGAGGACATCACGGCCGAAACGTTCTTCCGGGTTCTGCAGGCGTTGCGGCGCGGCGCCGGGCCGCGTGACTACGTCCGCGCGTACCTCCTCACCGTCGCCCGCCGGGTTTCCTGGGAGTGGCACGGGGCACGGCGCGATGTGCCCGTGTCCGACGACGAGCTGACGTTCCGGGCGGGCGCCGGCGCGGACACCGACGCGCGGACCGCTGAGCACACGTTGATCACGACCGCGTTCACGAGCCTGCCGGAGCGCTGGCGCACCGTGCTGTGGCAAACCGAGGTCGAAGGTGAGCAGCCCGCGATGGTCGCGCCGCACTTCGGGTTGTCGGCCAACGCGACGGCGGCGTTGGCGCGACGGGCGCGGCAAGGACTCAGGGCCGCGTATCTGCAGGCACACCTCTCGGTGAACCGCGGGCCGGAGACGTGCCGCTCGGTCGTCGAGAAGCTGGGCGGTTTCACCGCGGGCAGCGTCACGGGCGCGGAGGCCGAGCGGATCAAGGCGCACCTGCTGGGGTGCGCCTCTTGCCGTGCGACGCAGGACGAGCTACGGGATGTGTGCTCGTCGCTGCGGGCGCACGCCGAAGTGCTGGTCGTTGCGGTGCCGGCGCTGGCGGGCCTCGGCAAGGTGACGGGTGTGGCCGCCACAGTGAAGAGTGTGCTGCTCGGGTCGAAGGTCAAGGTCGGGCTGGCGCTCGCATCGACGGCGGCCGCGGGCGCGGTCGGGTTCACGACCGGTCCGCTCGTGCTCGGGACGCACCCGGTGCAGGACGTCGGGTTGCACGGCGGCGCGCCCGAGCTGGCGCTGAAGCCGCCGGACCCACCGGGGCAGCAACCGCCGCCGCAGGTGCAGCACGGACCGCGCGTCGCGACGGGGCAGCTGCACGCCGCCGCGCGTCCGCAGCGTGTGGCCCACCACACCGGCGTCGGGCCGGAGCTCAAGACCAACGACGTGCCGAAGCTGCCGGACGGGCCGGTGCCGGGCGCGGGCAACGTCGCGCCGCCGCCGTCCGACGGGACCGGCCGCGTCGACCTGCCCGGCAGCGACCCGTCGGACGCGCCCATGTCGAGCCAGGAGTCCACGGATCCGCGCGCCGACACCGAGTCGGACCCGACCTCGTCCGGCGACCCGACGATCGACGGGCCGTACAACACGACGCGGACCAGGCCGCCGTCGTACGTGCCGCCGTCCTATACGTATGTACCGCCGCCGGAGACCTACCTGCCGCCGTCGGTCACGACGACGTCGCCGCCGAATGCCACGTCGACCACGAAGACCACGAAGACCAGCACGCCGACCGAGACAACCGAGACAACCGAGACGACCGAATCAACCGAGACAACGCAGTCGAGCGAGACCGAGACCGAGACTCAGACGCAGACCACGTCGACGTCGGGAACCGACAGCTCCACTTTCCAGGACTCGGGAGACCGCACCCCGTCGGATGTCACCGGTTCGGCCGATTCCGGATCCACGTCGGCGCGCTGA
- a CDS encoding alkaline phosphatase family protein: MSWIICTSMASEHPNDTPADGAAFVTSKIDAIASDPDVWAKTAFILNNDENEGPLDHVIRRPRRRARRRSSSPRPRLAAPRATAFRPGDPHLAVDGRWLGVQRAVRPHVDTAVPQEGPGSQSRTSPSGAATPSVI, translated from the coding sequence GTGTCGTGGATCATCTGCACCTCGATGGCTTCGGAGCACCCGAACGACACGCCCGCCGATGGCGCGGCGTTCGTCACCTCGAAGATCGACGCCATCGCGTCCGACCCGGACGTGTGGGCCAAGACCGCGTTCATCCTCAACAACGACGAGAACGAGGGCCCCCTCGACCACGTCATCCGCCGACCCCGCCGGCGGGCACGCCGCAGGAGTTCGTCACCAAGACCTCGCCTGGCGGCACCAAGGGCAACGGCCTTTCGGCCGGGCGATCCTCATCTCGCCGTGGACGGCAGGTGGCTGGGTGTGCAGCGAGCCGTTCGACCACACGTCGACACTGCAGTTCCCCAAGAAGGTCCGGGGTCGCAGAGCCGAACATCTCCCAGTGGCGCCGCGACACCTTCGGTGATCTGA
- a CDS encoding immunity 7 family protein, whose amino-acid sequence MYEYHGWVTIAATASGDDDANLLERLVDRVHRAVRDARTLDLVDLRWSAGMPMLHLGGLDKHGGAIAPELIETFTRVGELAPGSYGLLYVWDDQDPDHDNEFRVFRMARGLVSEHSDTQLTPVAPTVLDVYEL is encoded by the coding sequence GTGTACGAATACCACGGCTGGGTGACCATCGCCGCCACCGCGAGCGGTGACGACGACGCGAACCTGCTCGAGCGCCTCGTCGACCGCGTGCACCGCGCCGTGCGCGACGCCCGCACGCTCGACCTCGTCGATCTCCGCTGGAGCGCGGGCATGCCGATGCTGCACCTCGGCGGCCTGGACAAGCACGGCGGCGCCATCGCTCCGGAGCTGATCGAGACGTTCACCCGCGTCGGCGAGCTGGCGCCCGGTTCCTACGGGCTGTTGTACGTCTGGGACGACCAGGATCCCGACCACGACAACGAGTTCCGCGTGTTCCGCATGGCCCGGGGCCTCGTCAGCGAGCATTCGGACACGCAACTCACCCCCGTCGCGCCAACCGTGCTGGACGTCTACGAGCTGTGA
- a CDS encoding DUF2716 domain-containing protein, with amino-acid sequence MTFEVAKVNAAAAWEPLSRVADEPAWYWVYDKLGFWPSTFAHDWPGFREPAPSRTWDLSSGDYDRGSAEFRLGPYAVEEPDVARIALAALKETVREDEWLWVLHWQHQSFKFWPHRMPENAVWPVPVFPRGDYHLFLSEDFSYGTLGHPWERTLCVFGERLLPAVEKHGEGVLTKVLRRDGRPSALAR; translated from the coding sequence ATGACTTTCGAGGTCGCCAAGGTGAACGCAGCAGCAGCCTGGGAACCGCTCTCACGGGTGGCGGACGAGCCCGCGTGGTACTGGGTCTACGACAAGCTCGGCTTCTGGCCGAGCACGTTTGCGCACGACTGGCCCGGTTTCCGCGAGCCGGCGCCGTCGCGCACGTGGGACCTGTCCTCGGGCGACTACGACCGCGGGTCGGCCGAGTTCCGGCTCGGGCCGTACGCGGTGGAGGAGCCCGACGTCGCGCGGATCGCGCTGGCGGCGCTCAAGGAGACCGTCCGCGAGGACGAATGGCTGTGGGTCCTGCACTGGCAGCACCAGTCGTTCAAGTTCTGGCCGCACCGTATGCCCGAGAACGCCGTCTGGCCCGTGCCGGTGTTCCCGCGCGGCGACTACCACCTCTTCCTCTCCGAGGACTTCAGCTACGGCACGCTCGGCCACCCTTGGGAGCGCACGTTGTGCGTGTTCGGCGAACGCCTCCTGCCGGCAGTGGAGAAGCACGGCGAGGGTGTGCTGACCAAGGTCCTGCGCCGCGACGGCCGCCCGAGCGCGCTGGCGCGCTGA